The following proteins are co-located in the Xiphophorus hellerii strain 12219 chromosome 2, Xiphophorus_hellerii-4.1, whole genome shotgun sequence genome:
- the LOC116711460 gene encoding C-factor yields MSQGVWKSVLITGSSRGIGLQLVKELANSSNRPATIIATARNPAASTALQELSKTHSGLHIVTFDVSSEQSISSASEQVQSIVGNSGLNCLINNAAIGFSTNISTVTPEAMMTMFQVNTVAPLFVTKAFMPLLETAAARSGGMGIHRAAVINMSSVLGSITLNCGDAAKFRSYAYRTSKAALNMVTRCLAADLESSGILCMSLHPGWVRTDMGGPHADLTVEQSVSGILSVLFSLSERDHGEFLDYHGQKLQW; encoded by the exons ATGAGTCAGGGTGTGTGGAAGTCCGTGCTGATAACCGGTTCCAGCAGAGGGATAGGACTGCAGCTGGTTAAAGAGCTGGCTAACAGCAGCAACAGACCCGCTACCATCATAGCGACAGCCCGCAACCCTGCTGCTTCCACG GCTCTGCAGGAGCTGTCAAAAACACACTCAGGACTTCATATTGTTACATTTG ATGTGAGCAGTGAGCAGAGCATAAGTTCAGCCTCTGAACAGGTTCAGTCTATTGTGGGAAATTCAGGACTCAACTGCTTGATTAATAATGCTGCCATTGGATTCTCCACTAACATCAGCACTGTAACCCCAGAGGCAATGATGACGATGTTCCAGGTCAACACTGTTGCACCACTCTTTGTAACAAAG GCCTTCATGCCTCTGCTGGAGACTGCTGCTGCCAGGTCAGGTGGGATGGGGATCCACAGAGCAGCTGTCATCAACATGTCCTCTgtccttggttccatcacactGAACTGTGGGGATGCCGCCAAATTCAGGAGCTATGCCTATCGTACCTCTAAG GCAGCCCTAAACATGGTGACAAGGTGTCTAGCTGCTGATTTGGAGTCCAGTGGAATTCTCTGCATGTCTCTTCACCCTGGCTGGGTGAGGACGGACATGGGAGGACCTCAT GCTgacttaacagtagagcagagTGTTTCTGGAATCCTATCTGTCCTCTTCAGCCTTAGCGAGCGGGACCACGGAGAATTCCTTGACTACCATGGACAGAAGCTACAGTGGTAA
- the gal gene encoding galanin peptides isoform X1: protein MQRCFGVFCVTLIFCATLSETIGLVIAAKEKRGWTLNSAGYLLGPRRIDHLIQIKDSPSARGRDELVTQYGIDGHRTLGDKAGLAGKRDMGQDEDFRTGSLRIGDEDIIHTVIDFLSYLKLKEMGALDSLSSPVSSDELANP from the exons ATGCAGAGGTGCTTCGGCGTTTTTTGCGTGACGCTCATCTTTTGCGCAACCCTCTCTGAGACCATCGGTCTGGTTATCGCG GCGAAAGAGAAGCGTGGCTGGACTCTGAACAGTGCTGGCTACCTGTTAGGTCCTC GTCGTATTGATCACCTAATTCAGATAAAGGATTCCCCCAGTGCCAGAGGCAGAGACGAGCTGGTCACTCAAT ACGGAATAGATGGACACAGGACACTAGGAGACAAGGCGGGTCTGGCTGGCAAGAGAGACATGGGCCAGGACGAAGACTTCAGAACAG GTTCCTTGCGAATAGGAGATGAAGACATCATCCATACTGTCATCGATTTCCTGTCGTACCTCAAACTTAAAG AGATGGGAGCCCTGGACAGCCTGTCTTCTCCTGTGTCATCAGATGAACTGGCCAATCCCTAA
- the cfdp1 gene encoding craniofacial development protein 1, whose translation MVVDDAMSYSDYDSDGYLSNEDADYVPSDDNLSEDDINECEKEDPLHEDDTVPRPDLKKKKKRKDISRKKRKEELNQEESQLPKEDSDDEEKRKKKSDDLWASFLSDVGSRPKDSAPSCQSDSTKETECSVLKETSLSTEAKPSGPAKVTITKVFDFAGEEVRVDKEVSADSREAKSYLKSQSAHQEQDEETSSSHTQSSLPGPSAKRPAGMSSILNRIGGKKQKMSTLEKSKMDWDAFKSEEGITEELAIHNRGREGFVERKNFLERVDHRQFELEKAVRLSNMKR comes from the exons ATGGTTGTTGACGA CGCCATGAGTTACTCTGACTACGACTCAGACGGATATTTGTCAAATGAAGATGCCGACTATGTTCCATCAG ATGATAACCTCAGTGAGGATGACATTAATGAGTGTGAGAAGGAAGACCCCCTCCATGAGGATGACACTGTGCCACGTCCTGacctcaaaaagaaaaagaaaagaaaagacatcagcaggaa GAAGAGGAAAGAGGAGCTAAATCAGGAAGAGTCTCAGCTGCCAAAGGAAGACAGTGATGATGAGGAGAAACGGAAGAAGAAGTCGGATGATCTTTGGGCGAGTTTCCTGTCCGATGTCGGATCAAGACCCAAAGATTCTGCGCCCAGCTGCCAGTCAGATTCCACTAAGGAG ACTGAATGTTCAGTGTTAAAGGAGACTTCATTAAGTACAGAAGCCAAACCATCAGGACCAGCTAAAGTCACCATCACTAAAGTGTTTGACTTCGCTGGAGAGGAAGTGAG GGTTGATAAGGAGGTATCAGCTGACTCCAGGGAAGCTAAAAGTTATCTGAAGAGTCAAAGTGCTCACCAGGAGCAAGATGAAGAAACAAGCTCATCTCACACACAGTCATCTCTTCCTGGTCCCAG TGCTAAGCGTCCAGCAGGCATGTCCAGCATCCTTAATCGGATTGGaggaaagaagcaaaaaatGAGCACCCTGGAAAAGTCAAAGATGGACTGGGATGCTTTTAAATCAGAGGAGGGCATCACAGAGGAGCTGGCTATCCATAACAGAGGCAGAGAAGG tttTGTGGAACGAAAGAACTTCCTGGAGCGCGTCGACCACCGGCAGTTTGAGCTGGAAAAAGCAGTCCGACTGAGCAACATGAAACGATGA
- the gal gene encoding galanin peptides isoform X2, whose translation MQRCFGVFCVTLIFCATLSETIGLVIAAKEKRGWTLNSAGYLLGPHGIDGHRTLGDKAGLAGKRDMGQDEDFRTGSLRIGDEDIIHTVIDFLSYLKLKEMGALDSLSSPVSSDELANP comes from the exons ATGCAGAGGTGCTTCGGCGTTTTTTGCGTGACGCTCATCTTTTGCGCAACCCTCTCTGAGACCATCGGTCTGGTTATCGCG GCGAAAGAGAAGCGTGGCTGGACTCTGAACAGTGCTGGCTACCTGTTAGGTCCTC ACGGAATAGATGGACACAGGACACTAGGAGACAAGGCGGGTCTGGCTGGCAAGAGAGACATGGGCCAGGACGAAGACTTCAGAACAG GTTCCTTGCGAATAGGAGATGAAGACATCATCCATACTGTCATCGATTTCCTGTCGTACCTCAAACTTAAAG AGATGGGAGCCCTGGACAGCCTGTCTTCTCCTGTGTCATCAGATGAACTGGCCAATCCCTAA